In a single window of the Hydrogenobaculum sp. 3684 genome:
- a CDS encoding ABC transporter ATP-binding protein yields the protein MLLKVENLNVFYKNKHILKDVSFDIEENEIFSIVGESGSGKSTIAKAIMGLIDYNGLIEYKGKDIFMIFQDPGNYLDPLFNIYSQIKMVKEAVKESSGMDIDKAINLVGLNVDELKKKYPHQLSGGQKQRVMIAMSLARGSSLVIADEPTTSLDVLIQKDVLCAFKNMKAYFSSIIITHDIDVVYYIADRVMVLKDGIVQEISKKDDFFKSPKSEYGKKLLESFY from the coding sequence ATGCTTTTAAAAGTAGAAAATTTAAACGTATTTTATAAAAATAAACATATTTTAAAAGATGTTAGTTTTGATATAGAAGAAAATGAGATATTTTCTATAGTGGGAGAATCTGGTTCTGGTAAATCCACCATTGCAAAAGCTATAATGGGACTTATTGATTATAACGGGCTTATAGAGTATAAGGGTAAGGATATATTTATGATATTTCAAGACCCAGGCAATTATTTGGATCCTCTTTTTAACATATATTCACAGATAAAGATGGTAAAAGAGGCTGTAAAAGAAAGCTCTGGTATGGATATAGATAAGGCTATAAACCTTGTGGGGCTTAATGTAGATGAGCTAAAGAAAAAATATCCCCATCAGCTTTCAGGGGGTCAAAAGCAGAGGGTAATGATAGCAATGTCTTTGGCAAGGGGCTCTTCCTTGGTGATAGCCGATGAGCCCACAACTTCTTTAGATGTTTTGATACAAAAAGACGTTTTGTGCGCTTTTAAGAACATGAAAGCTTATTTTAGTTCAATCATTATAACCCACGATATAGATGTGGTTTATTATATAGCGGATAGGGTGATGGTGTTAAAAGATGGTATAGTGCAAGAGATCTCTAAAAAAGATGATTTTTTTAAAAGCCCAAAAAGCGAATATGGTAAAAAATTGCTAGAGAGTTTTTATTGA
- the alaS gene encoding alanine--tRNA ligase encodes MKTDEIREKFLSFFENKGHTVVKSASIVPKSDPTLLFVNAGMVPFKNVFLGLESLPYKRATSCQKCFRVSGKHNDLESVGRTTRHHTFFEMLGNFSFGDYFKKEAILYAWEFVTEVLRLPKDKIYVSVHQNDQEAYDIWKDMVKVPEDKIWRMGDEDNFWQMGETGPCGYSSEIYIDRGEKYSQDERYLEIWNLVFMQFNKDESGHMEPLAKPSIDTGMGLERIASVMQGKDSNFEIDIIMPIIHFVEDLSSKRYKTDEETDIAMRVIADHSRACTVAISEGIIPSNEGRGYVIRKVLRRAVRFGYKIGIKEEFLYKSVDVVVDTLKNAYPELEMSKEFVKNIIKAEESRFLETLQNSLELFDRYIAENKSNVISGDFIFKAYDTYGFPLDILQEMAHEKGMTLDMKGFYELLEKQKEESRKHFKSEEKVDEVYLSIKDKARSIFTGYTHTEEQAKALFIIKDGKITEELKEQEDGIIILDKTPFYPEKGGQIGDSGILENSEALFIVNDTKTPTDGVIAHIGKLIKGRLRVGAGVLAKIDKERREDIKRHHTSTHLLHAALRNMFGESVRQAGSYVGDEFLRFDFTFYRSLKPEELEALEAMINEEIMKNEEVFVKELPYQEAIKTGAIAIFEEKYGDVVRVISAGDFSKELCGGTHVKRTGDIGYFKIISESSVGAGIRRIIAKAGRKAVREAYEDSNLLKAIYQEIGANKQNLLERLTALKEELKEKDNHIQTLKSKLVRLEAKSSVNLEQINGIKLYWGILEEASLDNLREIADSYRHHPNTVVFLVSKSPKKSILIARSKDLNYDMKAIIKDVAKPMEGSGGGREDLAQGGVQKIETFNSALEVLKSILSK; translated from the coding sequence ATGAAAACAGACGAAATAAGGGAAAAGTTTTTATCTTTTTTTGAAAATAAAGGGCATACCGTTGTGAAAAGTGCTTCTATTGTGCCTAAAAGCGATCCTACGCTTCTATTTGTCAATGCTGGTATGGTACCTTTTAAAAATGTATTCTTAGGGCTTGAAAGTTTACCTTACAAAAGAGCTACCTCTTGTCAAAAGTGTTTCAGAGTATCAGGCAAGCACAACGACCTTGAAAGCGTAGGAAGAACCACAAGACACCATACGTTTTTTGAAATGCTTGGAAACTTTTCCTTCGGAGATTACTTTAAGAAAGAGGCCATACTTTACGCTTGGGAGTTTGTTACAGAGGTTTTGAGACTACCAAAAGATAAGATATATGTAAGCGTCCATCAAAACGATCAAGAAGCTTACGACATATGGAAAGATATGGTAAAAGTGCCAGAGGATAAGATATGGCGTATGGGGGATGAAGATAACTTTTGGCAAATGGGAGAGACTGGTCCTTGCGGATATTCTTCTGAAATCTACATAGATAGGGGAGAAAAATATTCTCAAGATGAAAGATACTTAGAAATCTGGAACCTCGTTTTTATGCAGTTTAACAAAGATGAATCCGGACATATGGAACCCTTAGCCAAACCCTCTATAGACACTGGTATGGGGCTCGAAAGAATAGCCTCTGTGATGCAGGGCAAAGACTCAAACTTTGAGATAGATATTATAATGCCTATTATACATTTTGTAGAAGATCTTTCTTCTAAACGCTACAAAACCGATGAAGAAACTGATATTGCCATGAGGGTTATAGCCGATCATTCAAGAGCTTGCACCGTAGCCATATCTGAGGGTATTATACCTTCCAACGAAGGAAGAGGCTATGTAATAAGAAAAGTCTTAAGAAGAGCCGTAAGATTTGGTTATAAGATAGGTATAAAAGAAGAGTTTTTATACAAAAGCGTAGATGTGGTGGTAGATACGTTAAAAAACGCATATCCAGAGCTTGAAATGAGCAAAGAATTTGTTAAAAATATAATAAAAGCTGAAGAATCGAGATTTTTAGAAACATTGCAAAACTCTTTGGAGCTTTTTGATAGATATATAGCTGAGAACAAGTCAAACGTTATAAGTGGGGATTTTATCTTTAAAGCTTACGATACCTACGGATTTCCTTTAGATATACTTCAAGAGATGGCCCATGAAAAAGGTATGACCCTTGATATGAAAGGTTTTTATGAGCTTTTAGAAAAACAAAAAGAAGAATCGAGAAAACACTTCAAAAGTGAAGAAAAGGTGGATGAGGTATACCTTAGCATAAAAGACAAGGCAAGATCAATCTTCACAGGATACACACACACCGAAGAACAAGCAAAAGCCCTTTTCATAATAAAAGATGGTAAAATAACAGAAGAGCTAAAAGAGCAAGAAGATGGTATCATCATCCTTGATAAAACACCTTTTTATCCAGAAAAAGGCGGTCAAATAGGAGACAGCGGTATACTGGAAAACAGCGAAGCACTTTTTATAGTAAACGATACCAAAACCCCAACGGATGGAGTAATAGCCCATATAGGAAAACTAATAAAGGGAAGGCTAAGAGTAGGCGCAGGCGTACTTGCAAAAATAGATAAAGAAAGAAGAGAGGATATAAAAAGACATCACACCTCTACACATCTTTTGCATGCAGCTTTGAGAAATATGTTTGGTGAATCTGTAAGACAGGCTGGTTCTTACGTGGGAGATGAGTTTTTAAGGTTTGATTTTACATTTTATAGAAGCCTAAAACCAGAAGAGTTAGAAGCTTTGGAAGCGATGATAAACGAAGAGATTATGAAAAATGAAGAAGTATTTGTAAAAGAGCTTCCATACCAAGAGGCTATAAAAACTGGAGCTATAGCAATATTTGAAGAAAAATACGGTGATGTAGTAAGGGTAATAAGCGCTGGAGATTTCTCTAAAGAGCTTTGCGGTGGAACCCACGTAAAAAGAACCGGGGATATAGGTTATTTTAAAATAATATCAGAATCATCCGTAGGAGCAGGTATAAGACGCATAATTGCAAAGGCTGGTAGAAAAGCTGTAAGAGAAGCCTATGAAGATAGCAATCTCTTAAAAGCCATATACCAAGAAATAGGTGCCAACAAGCAAAACCTTTTAGAAAGGCTAACAGCTTTAAAAGAAGAACTGAAAGAAAAAGATAACCACATCCAAACGTTGAAATCTAAATTGGTACGCTTAGAAGCTAAATCCTCTGTAAACCTAGAACAAATAAACGGTATAAAACTATACTGGGGTATATTGGAAGAAGCTTCTTTGGACAATCTTAGAGAGATAGCAGATTCCTATAGACACCATCCAAACACGGTGGTGTTTTTAGTTTCCAAAAGCCCAAAAAAGAGTATACTCATAGCTAGATCAAAAGATTTAAACTACGATATGAAAGCTATTATAAAAGATGTAGCAAAACCAATGGAAGGGTCTGGCGGCGGTAGAGAAGATTTAGCCCAAGGAGGGGTTCAAAAGATAGAAACGTTTAACAGTGCTTTAGAAGTATTGAAAAGCATTTTAAGCAAATAA
- the rfbA gene encoding glucose-1-phosphate thymidylyltransferase RfbA, with amino-acid sequence MKAVILAGGSGTRLYPTTEVLNKHLLPIYNKPMIYYPLSLVMLLGIRDIAIVVNPQDLESFKLLLKDGSHIGINITYIIQEKPRGLAEGLILAKDFIKDDYVLYLLGDNIFFGHDLPKIVSLAKERVLKENGASIFCYHVKDPERFGIAEISEDGKVISLEEKPKHPKSNYAVVGMYVYDKDAVYIAKDIKPSHRGELEITSVNEVYLKANKLYAYILGRGFAWFDAGTHDSFMEASEFISTIEKRTGLMVGCIEEIAYNNGWITKEKLLELAHNLRKTDYGKYLMEIVQDHAF; translated from the coding sequence ATGAAAGCTGTTATACTGGCAGGGGGTTCTGGTACAAGACTATACCCCACTACAGAAGTGTTAAACAAGCATCTTTTGCCTATATACAACAAACCTATGATATATTATCCGCTGTCGTTGGTGATGCTTCTTGGTATAAGGGATATAGCCATTGTGGTAAACCCACAAGATTTGGAGAGTTTTAAACTCTTGTTAAAAGATGGGTCTCATATTGGTATAAATATAACTTATATTATTCAAGAAAAACCAAGGGGCTTAGCAGAAGGGCTTATTCTTGCAAAAGATTTTATAAAAGATGATTATGTGCTTTATCTTTTGGGAGATAACATATTCTTTGGACATGATTTGCCCAAGATTGTAAGTTTGGCAAAAGAAAGGGTTTTAAAAGAAAACGGGGCATCTATATTTTGCTATCACGTAAAAGACCCAGAGCGCTTTGGTATAGCAGAAATATCAGAAGATGGTAAGGTGATCTCTTTAGAGGAAAAACCAAAGCATCCAAAATCCAATTATGCAGTGGTTGGTATGTATGTATACGATAAAGATGCAGTTTATATAGCAAAAGATATAAAGCCTTCTCATAGAGGAGAGCTTGAGATTACATCTGTAAACGAAGTTTATTTGAAAGCTAATAAGCTATACGCCTATATACTGGGAAGGGGTTTTGCTTGGTTTGATGCTGGAACCCACGATAGTTTTATGGAAGCCTCTGAATTTATATCAACAATAGAAAAGCGTACTGGTCTTATGGTAGGATGTATAGAAGAGATAGCTTACAACAACGGATGGATCACAAAAGAGAAACTTTTAGAATTAGCACACAATTTAAGAAAAACAGATTACGGAAAATACTTAATGGAGATAGTCCAAGATCATGCCTTTTGA
- the rfbB gene encoding dTDP-glucose 4,6-dehydratase: MKLLVTGGAGFIGSEFVREGVKRGYDIVVVDKLTYAGDLERLKEVEENITFYKADITNKEFIEHIFKTEKPKVVVHFAAESHVDRSILDASPFIKTNVEGTQVLLDVAKDIGVDKFINIATDEVYGELGQEGTFKEDSLLVPNSPYSSSKAAADMLGRAYYKTYKLPVITVRPSNNYGPWQYPEKLIPVVILKALNNEKIPVYGTGQNVREWLYVSDCADAIFEIMEKGKIGEIYNVGSNQERRNIDVVKTILKLLHKNEDLIEFVKDRPGHDFRYSLDTTKIKNELGWEAKTTFEEGIEKTVKWYIENMAWVEKKLKYLKEYWDKVYSV; the protein is encoded by the coding sequence TTGAAATTACTTGTAACAGGTGGAGCTGGTTTTATAGGCAGTGAGTTTGTAAGAGAAGGCGTAAAAAGAGGATATGATATTGTTGTGGTGGACAAGCTAACCTATGCTGGGGATTTGGAAAGACTAAAAGAAGTAGAAGAGAATATAACATTCTACAAAGCAGATATTACCAACAAAGAGTTTATAGAGCATATTTTTAAAACTGAAAAGCCAAAGGTTGTAGTTCATTTTGCAGCAGAATCCCATGTGGATAGAAGTATATTGGATGCAAGCCCTTTTATAAAGACAAATGTAGAAGGCACACAAGTGCTTCTTGATGTAGCAAAAGATATAGGTGTTGATAAGTTTATCAACATAGCCACAGATGAGGTTTATGGAGAACTTGGGCAAGAGGGAACGTTCAAAGAAGATTCACTCCTTGTTCCAAACTCCCCTTACTCTTCATCAAAAGCAGCTGCTGATATGCTTGGAAGAGCTTACTATAAAACCTACAAGCTTCCAGTTATAACCGTTAGACCCTCCAACAACTACGGTCCTTGGCAATATCCAGAAAAGCTTATACCTGTTGTCATCTTAAAGGCCCTAAACAACGAAAAGATACCTGTATATGGCACTGGGCAGAATGTAAGAGAGTGGCTTTATGTCTCAGATTGTGCTGATGCTATATTTGAGATAATGGAAAAAGGCAAAATTGGTGAGATTTACAACGTAGGTAGCAATCAAGAACGAAGAAACATAGATGTGGTAAAAACTATATTAAAACTTTTACATAAAAATGAAGATCTTATAGAGTTTGTAAAGGATAGACCAGGACATGATTTTAGATATTCTTTAGATACTACAAAGATAAAAAATGAGCTTGGCTGGGAAGCAAAAACTACATTTGAAGAAGGTATAGAAAAAACTGTAAAATGGTATATAGAAAATATGGCATGGGTAGAGAAAAAACTCAAATACCTAAAAGAGTATTGGGATAAGGTATATAGCGTATGA
- a CDS encoding cytochrome bc complex cytochrome b subunit: MGLAKFIEERTHLSEIFQSQMVDYKVPKNLTFPYAFGVLAIIAFTVQILSGMILLMYYKPYDTLAFDSAALFIWKVIPYGWLFRSIHAAGANFFLAVIYLHMFTGIYYNAYKKPRELVWVMGFIIYFLLLLTALTGYVLPWGQLSYWATEVTVEIPGAIPGVIGETISLLMRGGYTLGNIALGRFFALHVLILPLILLGVVSIHLFLVRAAGISNPDGKPYDKKKEGVPFHPYVTLKEGAIAMFYLALFFFFVFFYMKEFLPATNWEPANPLQTPAEIAPEWYLKGYYAIFRSIPNKFVGFVTFNLVLALLLILPWLDFSPIRSARRRPLFFIMYIVFIFAGAGLTIIGTLPATPQVAKVGLFFTALLFLFFISLPIISFIELGYAKAKGEVDYAKGGEQ, encoded by the coding sequence ATGGGTCTTGCTAAATTTATTGAAGAAAGAACACATTTGAGTGAAATATTTCAGTCCCAGATGGTGGACTACAAAGTCCCAAAAAACCTCACGTTTCCATATGCTTTTGGCGTATTGGCGATAATCGCTTTTACTGTGCAAATATTATCTGGAATGATACTTCTGATGTACTATAAACCTTATGATACACTTGCCTTTGATAGTGCCGCTCTTTTCATATGGAAAGTTATACCATACGGATGGTTATTTAGAAGTATACACGCTGCTGGGGCAAACTTTTTCTTAGCGGTTATATATCTTCACATGTTTACCGGCATATATTACAACGCTTACAAGAAGCCAAGAGAGCTTGTTTGGGTAATGGGATTTATAATATATTTCTTGCTTCTTCTTACCGCTCTTACTGGTTATGTCTTGCCTTGGGGCCAGCTTTCTTACTGGGCTACAGAGGTTACGGTTGAAATACCAGGTGCTATTCCAGGTGTAATAGGTGAGACCATATCTCTTCTTATGAGAGGTGGTTATACCCTTGGAAACATAGCTTTAGGTAGATTTTTTGCCCTTCATGTTTTGATACTTCCTCTTATACTTCTTGGTGTAGTTAGCATACACCTATTCTTAGTAAGAGCTGCTGGTATATCAAACCCAGACGGTAAACCATACGATAAGAAAAAAGAAGGTGTGCCTTTCCATCCTTACGTTACTCTAAAAGAAGGTGCTATAGCAATGTTTTATCTTGCTCTGTTCTTCTTCTTCGTATTCTTCTACATGAAAGAATTCTTACCAGCCACAAACTGGGAACCAGCAAACCCACTCCAAACCCCAGCTGAAATAGCCCCAGAATGGTACCTAAAAGGTTATTACGCCATATTTAGATCTATACCTAACAAATTTGTTGGTTTTGTAACCTTCAACTTGGTTTTAGCTCTTTTACTTATTTTACCTTGGCTTGATTTTTCTCCTATTAGAAGCGCCAGAAGAAGACCTCTTTTCTTTATAATGTATATTGTATTTATATTTGCTGGTGCTGGTCTTACAATAATAGGTACACTTCCAGCCACACCTCAAGTAGCTAAAGTTGGTTTATTCTTCACAGCTCTATTGTTCTTGTTCTTTATATCTTTGCCTATTATATCATTTATAGAGCTTGGTTATGCTAAAGCTAAAGGTGAAGTAGATTATGCTAAAGGGGGTGAACAATGA
- the rfbD gene encoding dTDP-4-dehydrorhamnose reductase: MKYLILGKNGQLGKAFLNALQNEDILGLDKEDCDISDFDRLKEIFDSYRPDIVLNCSAYNLVDKAETDFPSAYKTNAYGVKNLAYLSKQYNAYFITYSTDYVFDGTKEGLYKEEDTPNPINEYGKSKLSGEIWTLEEGLEKCLIFRTSWVYGDGTQNFVYKLLNWAKNNDILKIAIDEFSVPTPADFLVEKTLKAIDKNLSGLYHLVPNGYASRYEWAKLILKVYGIKKIIIPVSKEVFNLPARRPDFSALDSSKIQKDLNENFEEWNDLLKRFY; this comes from the coding sequence ATGAAATACCTTATACTTGGTAAAAATGGACAGCTGGGAAAAGCGTTTTTAAATGCACTTCAAAATGAAGATATTTTGGGGCTTGATAAAGAAGATTGCGATATATCAGATTTTGACAGATTAAAAGAGATCTTTGATTCTTATAGACCAGATATAGTATTAAACTGTAGTGCTTATAACCTTGTAGATAAAGCCGAGACAGATTTTCCAAGTGCTTACAAAACAAACGCCTATGGAGTAAAAAACTTAGCTTACCTTTCCAAACAATACAACGCTTACTTTATAACATACTCAACAGATTACGTGTTTGATGGTACAAAAGAAGGACTATACAAAGAAGAAGATACGCCAAACCCCATCAACGAATACGGTAAAAGTAAACTCTCAGGTGAAATATGGACTTTAGAAGAGGGGTTGGAAAAATGTTTGATATTTAGGACAAGCTGGGTATATGGGGATGGTACACAAAACTTTGTTTATAAGCTTTTAAACTGGGCTAAAAATAACGATATTTTAAAAATAGCGATAGATGAGTTTTCTGTACCAACGCCTGCAGACTTTTTGGTAGAAAAAACTCTAAAAGCTATAGACAAAAACTTAAGCGGTCTATATCATCTTGTCCCAAACGGCTACGCTTCTCGTTACGAATGGGCAAAGTTAATTTTAAAGGTTTACGGCATAAAGAAAATCATAATACCGGTAAGCAAAGAAGTATTTAACTTACCAGCGAGAAGGCCAGATTTTTCAGCCCTAGATTCAAGTAAAATCCAAAAAGATTTAAATGAAAACTTTGAAGAGTGGAATGACTTATTAAAAAGGTTTTATTGA
- the petA gene encoding ubiquinol-cytochrome c reductase iron-sulfur subunit, whose amino-acid sequence MEASRRDFMQYVVGAFGAVAAVGAAYPILKSLGPSAASALQSKVDYDVSQLKPMDVRVTSWKGFPVFVMMLPTPFNWNGPVKNDKYKNHNRDILGNHNVYAIIAKCTHLGCIPLWKPDGDPAMNPSNIPVFHCPCHGSIYTPWGDNISGPAPLPLGIPPQALNGNTLEIGTPGFVKKFWNPYA is encoded by the coding sequence ATGGAAGCATCAAGACGCGATTTTATGCAGTACGTTGTAGGTGCCTTTGGCGCTGTGGCTGCTGTTGGAGCTGCCTATCCTATTCTAAAAAGTTTAGGACCAAGTGCAGCGTCGGCGCTTCAGTCAAAAGTGGATTACGACGTATCTCAGTTAAAACCGATGGATGTGAGGGTCACATCGTGGAAAGGTTTTCCGGTGTTTGTTATGATGTTGCCAACACCTTTTAACTGGAATGGTCCAGTAAAAAACGACAAATACAAAAACCACAACAGGGACATACTTGGCAACCACAACGTTTACGCTATCATAGCCAAATGCACTCACCTTGGCTGTATTCCTCTATGGAAACCAGATGGTGATCCTGCTATGAATCCTTCCAACATTCCAGTATTTCATTGTCCATGTCATGGTAGCATATACACTCCTTGGGGAGACAACATATCTGGTCCAGCGCCATTACCTCTTGGTATACCACCACAAGCTTTAAACGGCAATACGCTTGAGATAGGTACTCCAGGCTTTGTTAAGAAGTTCTGGAATCCGTATGCTTGA
- the rfbC gene encoding dTDP-4-dehydrorhamnose 3,5-epimerase, with protein MPFEFIKTDIKEVILIKPKVFEDERGFFLESYKKSEFEENGITDVFIQDNHSKSVKGVLRGLHYQKEPEAQGKLVRCIKGKIFDVAVDIRKNSPTYGKWVGYELSEENKLMLFIPKGFAHGFLTLSEEAEVIYKVSGAEYSKEHDKGIIWNDKTINIKWPLEHIKEVILSDKDKNLPTLEQADNNFLYGG; from the coding sequence ATGCCTTTTGAGTTTATAAAAACAGATATAAAAGAGGTGATACTGATAAAGCCAAAGGTCTTTGAAGACGAAAGAGGGTTTTTCTTAGAAAGCTATAAAAAATCTGAGTTTGAGGAAAACGGTATAACAGATGTCTTTATCCAAGATAATCATTCAAAATCTGTAAAAGGAGTATTAAGGGGCCTTCATTATCAAAAAGAACCAGAAGCTCAAGGAAAGCTTGTAAGATGTATAAAGGGTAAAATATTTGATGTGGCAGTAGATATAAGAAAAAATAGTCCCACTTACGGCAAATGGGTAGGATATGAGCTCTCAGAAGAAAACAAACTGATGCTTTTTATACCAAAGGGCTTTGCCCATGGATTTTTGACCCTTTCAGAAGAAGCTGAAGTAATATACAAAGTATCTGGGGCCGAGTATTCAAAAGAACACGACAAAGGTATAATATGGAACGATAAAACCATAAACATAAAATGGCCTTTAGAACATATAAAAGAGGTTATTTTATCTGATAAAGATAAAAATCTACCAACACTAGAACAAGCAGACAACAACTTTTTATACGGAGGATAA
- a CDS encoding cytochrome c1 codes for MSLGNILKTIFFTVFVVGFFFIIWVKNPFVQEQEYPLPTKYRAMIYSDNPQIIAAGRQIVTQQCAACHSLRYDGVYPLSVKSDPNYPMIIKQFAKPIPSDSLLAPFHQKTKGFAMYLPQDVYDAAFASELHTLKTQFGKVPPDLSTMYLARGSAYLFNWVQNPGQIIPGTAMPAILHGQPKEAAEVVAYLRAVDTPTPAEQTRRFEMGVVTLAFLILFGIAIYIRRGRLLDKMGLH; via the coding sequence ATGAGTTTAGGCAATATCCTTAAGACAATATTCTTTACTGTATTTGTAGTGGGCTTTTTCTTCATCATATGGGTAAAAAATCCTTTTGTTCAAGAACAAGAGTATCCACTCCCAACAAAATACAGAGCCATGATTTACAGCGATAATCCTCAGATAATAGCTGCTGGTCGTCAGATAGTCACCCAACAATGTGCCGCTTGCCATTCTTTAAGATACGACGGTGTGTATCCTTTATCTGTAAAATCAGATCCAAATTATCCAATGATCATAAAACAATTTGCAAAACCTATACCTTCAGATAGTCTTTTGGCACCGTTCCATCAAAAAACCAAAGGTTTTGCAATGTATCTACCACAAGATGTCTACGATGCTGCTTTTGCGTCTGAACTTCATACCCTTAAAACCCAGTTTGGTAAAGTTCCACCAGACTTGTCTACTATGTACCTTGCAAGAGGATCGGCGTACTTGTTTAATTGGGTTCAAAACCCCGGTCAAATCATTCCAGGTACTGCAATGCCAGCTATATTGCACGGCCAACCGAAAGAAGCTGCTGAAGTTGTGGCTTATCTAAGAGCTGTGGATACACCCACACCAGCTGAACAAACAAGACGCTTTGAAATGGGCGTAGTAACGCTTGCTTTCCTAATACTCTTTGGTATAGCAATTTACATACGCAGAGGTAGGCTCTTAGATAAAATGGGCTTACATTGA